The nucleotide sequence TGAGCTTGAACCGCGCGATCAGCGCCTGTTTCGGCTCGTCGCTGGCGCGGATGATGGCGATCACCTCGTCGATGTTCAGCAGCACCAGCTGCCGGCCCTCCAGGATGTGGATGCGGTCCAGCACTTTGTCCAGGCGGTGCCGCGAGCGCCGCTCGATGGTGCGCTGGCGGAACGCTATCCACTCGGTGAGCATCTGCCGCAGCGACTTCTGCACCGGCCGGCCGTCCAGGCCCACCATGGTCAGGTTGATCGGCGCCGAGGTCTCCAGGCTGGTGTGCGCCAGCAGCGTGGCGATCAGCTCCTTCTGCTCGATGCGGCTGGTCTTGGGCTCGAACACCAGGCGCACCGGCGCGTCCTTGCTGGACTCGTCGCGCACCGCGTCCAGCACGGCCAGCACGGTCTGCTTGAGCTGCAGCTGCTCCTGCAGCAGCGCCTTCTTGCCGGCCTTGACCTTGGGGTTGGTGAGCTCCTCGATCTCCTCCAGCACGCGCTGGGTGCTCACGCCCGGCGGCAGCTCGTTCACCACCAGCTGCCACTGGCCGCGCGCCAGCTCCTCGATCTTCCAGCGGGCGCGCACCTTGAGCGAGCCGCGGCCGGTGCGGTAGGCCTCGGCGATGTCGGCGGCGCTGCTGATCACCTGGCCGCCGCCGGGGTAGTCCGGGCCGGGCACCAGGGCGAACAGCTCGTCGTCGCCGAGCTGGGCGTTCTTGATCAGCGCCACGCAGGCGTCCGCCACCTCGCGCAGGTTGTGGCTGGGGATCTCGGTGGCCAGGCCGACGGCGATGCCGCTGGCGCCGTTGAGCAGTGTGAACGGCAGCCGCGCCGGCAGCTGGGTCGGCTCCTGGGTGCTGCCGTCGTAGTTGGGCACGAAGTCCACCGTGCCCTCGTCGATCTCGTCCAGCAGCAGGTTGGTGATCTTCGCCAGGCGCGCCTCGGTGTAGCGCATGGCCGCCGCGCCGTCGCCGTCGCGGCTGCCGAAGTTGCCCTGGCCGTCGATCAGCGGGTAGCGCTGGCTGAAGTCCTGCGCCATTCGCACCAGCGCGTCGTAGGCGGCCTGGTCGCCGTGCGGATGGAAGCGGCCCAGCACGTCGCCGACCACGCGCGCGCTCTTGACCGGCTTGGCGCCGCCCGCGCCGGCGAAGCCCAGGCCCATGCGCGCCATCGAGTACAGGATGCGCCGCTGCACCGGCTTCTGGCCGTCGGCCACGTCGGGCAGCGCGCGGCCCTTGACCACGCTGAGCGCGTACTCCAGGTAGGCGCGCTGGGCGTAGGTGGCCAGGTCCAGCTGCGAATCGTCGGGGCCGTCGCCGCCGCTGCCGCTGCCGAGGGTGATGAGGTCTTGTTCCATGGGATCGCGAAAACGGAAAAAAGGAGGTCTATCGCCGCAGCTCTTCCGGGGCCAGCGCATGGATGCGGCGCTCGCCGCCGGCCACCAGCTGCTCGTCCATGCGGCTGGACAGCCGCTGCAGCAGGGTGGCCGCCGGCACGTCCTCCACCGGCACGGCGCACAGCACGATGCGAAAGCGCAGGAACTCGGTCAGCGCCATGCGCAGCGGCTCCTTGAGGCCGGCCACCAGGATGCGGCTGGCGATGTTGGCCGTGGCCTCGGGCACCGAGGCGCCCTCGGCCAGCACGGCGATGCGCACCGGGCCCAGGCGCGCGGCGACGTCTCCATCGCCCATGGCGCCGCGGATGCGCGCCGCAGCCTCCACCACCGCCGACCCGGCCACCTCGGACCCCAGCTCGGTCGCGAGGCGGCTCAGGTCCTCGATGTGCACCAGCAGCAGCACGCTGGGGTGGCGGTAGCGCTTCATCATCAGGCGCGCGGCGTTCACGCGCTCGGCCAGCACCAGCGGGGTGGCCAGTCCGGTCAGCGGGTCCTGCCGGTTGCGCGCGTCCGAACGCACGCGGTTCTCGCCGAACAGCCGGCTGCGCCAGAGCGTGGCCAGGAACACCAGCGCCGACCACAGGGCCAGCCAGCCGCCCAGCGTCAGCACCTCGGTGCCGCGGCCCATGTCGGCGCCGTGCCAGGCGGCCTCGCCGGCGGCCGCCGCCAGCGCGGCCAGGCCGGCGGCCAGCCACCAGATCCAGGGCCGGCTCTGCCGCCAGGCGCGCAGCAGCATCAGCAGGCTCATGCCGCCCGCAGCGGCCAGCGCCGGCGGCCACAGCCACAGCTCCCAGCCCATGGCGCCCATGGCCAGCGCCAGCGCCGGCAGGACCGCGATGCAGATGCCCAGCAGCCAGGGGCGCAATCCCCGCAAGGCCCCCACGTGGTGGGTCAGGTCGCGCAGCTGCAGGCCCGCCACCGCCAGCAGCAGCACCAGGGCGGCCTGGGCGACGTCGCGCTGCCCGCCCACGTACAGCTGCAGGGCCAGCACGCCCAGGGTGGTCGCCGCCGCATGCAGCAGCAGCGGCCGCTCGCGGTAGACGTTGGCCAGCACCACGCTCAGGCAGACCAGCAGCACCAGCGCGCCGGCGAACACGCCCAGCGCCACCCACTGCACCGGCTCGTGCAGGCCCATGGCGCGGGTGACCTCATCCACGGTGCACCACGGCCCGCCTCACGCGGGCAGCTCCAGCGCCTGCGCGCGGCGCGCCAGGAACTCGGGCTGCAGCATGGACATGACGATGAGGGAGGTGAAGCCGTCCTGCGTGCGCACCGATTCGCGCAAGGTGCCCTCGACCACGAAGCCCTCGCTGTCGTACAGCGCCTTGGCTCGCGTGTTGCGAACCTTCACGTCCAGCCAGAAGCGGTGCGCGCCCAGGTCGTCGAAGGCCACCTTCTTGGCGTAGCGCAGGGCGGCACGGCCCACGCCGCCGCCCTGGGCCTGCACCACCATGCGCTTGAGCTCCAGCGACTGGTGCGGGCTCTTGCAGCCGATCAGGATCAGGAAGCCGGCCGAGGCCAGCGCGTCGCCGCTCTCGATGATGAAGTGCCGGAAGTCCGGGAAGCGGATCGCGGCCTCGTGCTGCGTGCGCTCCCAGGGCGTGATGTACGGCAGGTTGGCCGGGTCCTGCTCCAGCGAGACCACGTACTCGAGGTCGCTCTGCATGGTGGGCCGCAGGCGCACGCGGGCAGGCACGGCGTCGCGGGGTACTGATGCGGGGTCGGCCGGTGTCATGCGGGGCCTAGATGTCGATTTCTACCGCGTCGCCGTGCAGCTCCATCAGCTCGCGGCGCGCGGCGGCCTCGCCCTTGCCCATGAGCTTGGTGATCAGGCTCTCGGTGCCGGAGAAGTCGAACCTGCCCAGCTGCACCGGCAGCAAGCGCCGGGTGTCGGGGTTGAGCGTGGTCTCCCACAGCTGCTCGGCGCTCATCTCGCCCAGGCCCTTGAAGCGGCTGATGCTCCAGGCGCCTTCCTTGACGCCCTCCTTGCGCAGCTTGTCCAGGATGGCGGTGAGCTCGCCCTCGTCCAGCGCGTACTGCTTGCCGGCCGGCTTCTTGCCGCGCGCCGGCGTGTCCACCCGGAACAGCGGCGGCCGCGCCACGTACACGTGGCCGGTGTCGATCAGCTTGGGGAAGTGGCGGAAGAACAGCGTCAGCAGCAGCACCTGGATGTGCGAGCCGTCCACGTCGGCATCGGACAGGATGCAGACCTTGCCGTAGCGCAGGCCCGACAGGTCGGGCGTGTCGTTGGGGCCGTGCGGGTCCACGCCGATGGCCACGGCGATGTCGTGGATCTCGGTGTTGGCGAACAGGCGGTCGCGCTCCACCTCCCAGGTGTTGAGCACCTTGCCGCGCAGCGGCAGCACGGCCTGGCACTCCTTGTCGCGGCCCATCTTGGCGCTGCCGCCAGCCGAGTCGCCCTCGACCAGGAACACCTCGTTGTGGCCGATGTCGCGGCTTTCGCAGTCCGTGAGCTTGCCCGGCAGCACGGCCACGCCCGAGCCCTTGCGCTTCTCGACCTTCTGGCCGGCCTTCTGGCGCGTCTGCGCCGCCTTGATCGCCAGTTCGGCCAGCTTCCTGCCGTAGTCCACGTGCTGGTTGAGCCACAGCTCCAGCGCCGGGCGCACGAAGCTGGACACCAGCCGCACCGCGTCGCGCGAATTCAGCCTTTCCTTGATCTGGCCCTGGAACTGCGGGTCCAGCACCTTGGCGCTGAGCACGTAGGAAGCCCGGGCGAACACGTCCTCGGGCAGCAGCTTGACGCCCTTGGGCAGCAGCGAATGCAGCTCGATGAAGCTCTTGACGGCGTTGAACAGCCCGTCGCGCAGGCCGCTGTCGTGCGTGCCGCCGGCGCTGGTCGGGATGAGGTTGACGTAGCTCTCGCGCACCGGCGCGCCGTCCTCGGTGAAGGCCACGCACCACTGGGCGCCCTCGCCCTCGGCGAAGGTCTCGTTGCTGTCGGCGAAGCCCTCGCCCTCGAACAGCGGGATCACCGGGTCGGCCGTCAGCGTCTGCATCAGGTAGTCGCGCAGACCGCCCTTGTACTGCCAGGTCTGGGTTTCCTTGGCCTTCTCGTTGACCAGGGACACGGTGACGCCGGGCATCAGCACGGCCTTGCTGCGCAGCAGGTGGGCCAGCTCGGCCATCGGCAGCTGGGAGGATTCGAAGTACTTGCCGTCGGGCCAGACGCGCACCGTGGTGCCCTGGCGCCGGTCGCCCTCGCCGGCCTTGCGCAGCCTGAGCCGCTCGATCACGTCGCCGCCCGAGAACACCAGCGTCGCGACCTGGCCCTCCCGGTGGCTGGTCACCTCCAGCCGCTTGGCCAGGGCGTTGGTCACCGACACGCCCACGCCGTGCAGGCCGCCGGAGAAGCTGTAGGCGCCGCCCTTGCCCTTGTCGAACTTGCCGCCGGCGTGCAGCCGGGTGAACACCAGCTCGATGACCGGCGCCTTCTCCTCGGGGTGCAGGCCGAACGGGATGCCCCGGCCGTCGTCCTCGACGCTGACCGAGCCGTCGGCATGCAGCGTGACCTTGATGCGCTTGCCGTGCCCGGCCAGGGCCTCGTCGGCGGCGTTGTCCAGCACCTCCTGCACGATGTGCAGGGGGTTGTCGGTGCGCGTGTACATGCCCGGCCGCTGCTTGACGGGCTCCAGGCCCTTGAGCACGCGGATCGAGCCCTCGGAATACTCGGTGGAAGGTTTGGTCGCCATGCGAGCGCGGATTGTAGTCATGGCTCGGCCGGGAAACTGGATGAAATTACAGCATCTGCGGCGTGCATGCCACGGTCTCATCAATCCGTGTCCAAAGTTTCATGAATGCCGCCCCGGGCGCGACAGTCGGTGCGCCGCCGCTTTCGCTACAGTCGCCGGATGTCTTCCGCGCCCAAACTGTCCATGGCCCAGGTGCTCGCCTGCGGCGCCGCCATCGTCACCCTGTCCATGGGCATCCGCCACGGCTTCGGCCTGTGGCTGCAGCCCATCACCCAGGCCCAGGGCTGGACGCGCGAGACCTTCGCCTTCGCCATCGCCATCCAGAACCTGGCCTGGGGCTGCTTCGGCATCTTCGCCGGCATGCTGGCCGACCGCTTCGGCGCCTCCCGCGTGCTGGTCGGCGGCGCCGTGCTGTACGCCCTGGGCCTGGCCGGCATGGCGCTGTCGCCCAACGCGCTGCTGTTCGCGCTGACGGCCGGCGTGCTGATCGGCGCGGCCCAGGCCGGCACGACCTACGCGGTCATCTACGGGATCATCGGCCGGCAGATCGATCCGGCCAAGCGGTCGTGGGCGATGGGCGTGGCGGCGGCCGCCGGCTCGTTCGGCCAGTTCCTCATGGTGCCGGTGGAAGGCTTCCTGATCTCCGGCCTGGGCTGGCAGCAGGCGCTGCTGGTGCTGGCCGCGGCGGTGCTGCTGATCGCCCCCCTCGCCCTGGGCGTGCGCGAGCCGGGCTTCGCCGGCGGCGGCGCCCCGGTGCGCGAGCAGACCATCGCCCAGGCGCTGCGCGAGGCCTTCAGGTACCCCAGCTTCCAGCTGCTGATGGCCGGCTACTTCGTCTGCGGCTTCCAGGTGGTGTTCATCGGCGTGCACATGCCCAGCTACCTCAAGGACAAGGGCCTGTCGCCCCAGGTGGCCAGCTACGCGCTGGCGCTGATCGGCCTGTTCAACGTGTTCGGCACCTACATCGCCGGCTCGCTGGGCCAGAAGCTGGCCAAACGCAAGATCCTGGCGTTCATCTACCTGGCGCGCTCCGTGGCCATTGCCGCCTTCCTGTGGGCGCCGCTGTCGCCGATGTCGGTGTACCTGTTCTCGGCGGTCATGGGACTGCTGTGGCTGTCCACGGTGCCGGTCACCAACGCGGCGGTGGCGGGCATCTTCGGCGTGGCCCACCTGTCCATGCTCAGCGGCTTCGTGTTCTTCAGCCACCAGATCGGCTCCTTCATGGGCGTGTGGCTGGGTGGCCTGCTGTACGACCGCACCGGCAGCTACGACATCGTCTGGTGGCTCGCCATCGCCCTGGGCGTGTTTGCCGCCATCGTCAACCTGCCGGTGCGCGAGGCGCCGATCCGCCGGCAGCCCATGCCCCAGGCGGCATGAGCCGCCCGGCCGTTCCGAAGGCTCATGGCACCGCAGCCCGCAGGGCGGAGGTTGTCCAATGACTCCCATGGCGCCGCGCACCCGCAAGCTGCTGGCCTGGGGCGCGGTCGCGGCCGCCTTGGCGGCGGTGTTTGCCCTGTACACGCAGCCCGCGGTCATGGTGACACTGGCCGACCAGGTCTGGGCCTGCTTCAACTGAACCGATGAAAACCTGCGTGATCACCGGTGCCTCCGACGGCATCGGCGCCGAGATGGCGCGCCAGCTGGCCGCGCGAGGCGGCGTCTCCCTGGTCCTGGCGGCGCGCAATGCCGACAGGCTGGCCGCGGTGGCGGCGCAGTGCGAGCGCGCCGACGCGCCGGTGCTGGCTGTGCCCACCGACGTGGCCCTGGAGGCGCAGTGCCGCGCCCTGATCGACGCGGCGGTGGCGCGCTTCGGCCGGCTCGACGCCCTGGTGAACAATGCCGGCATCTCGGCCCAGGCCCTGCTGGAGCAGGTGCGCGCCGAGGACCTGCACTGGTATGAGGACCTGATGCGCGTCAACCTGTGGGGCAGCGTCTGGTGCACCCACGCGGCGCTGCCGCACCTGAAGGCCGCGCGCGGGCAGCTGGTGGCCGTGTCCTCGCTGGCCGGGCTGGTGGGCGTGCCGGGGCGCACCGCCTACAGCGCCAGCAAGTTCGCCATGACCGGCTTCTTCGAGGCGCTGCGCGCCGAACTCAAGCCGGCCGGGGTGGCGGTCACCATCGCCTACCCCGGCGTGGTGGCCACGCGCATCCGCCACCACGGGCTCAATGCCCGCGGCGAGCCCGCGGGCAGCAGCGGGCTCAAGGAGGACAAGGCCATGAGCGTGGAGGAATGCGCCCGGCTCATCATCCGCGGCATGGACCTCCGCCAGCGCG is from Ramlibacter tataouinensis TTB310 and encodes:
- the parC gene encoding DNA topoisomerase IV subunit A; the protein is MEQDLITLGSGSGGDGPDDSQLDLATYAQRAYLEYALSVVKGRALPDVADGQKPVQRRILYSMARMGLGFAGAGGAKPVKSARVVGDVLGRFHPHGDQAAYDALVRMAQDFSQRYPLIDGQGNFGSRDGDGAAAMRYTEARLAKITNLLLDEIDEGTVDFVPNYDGSTQEPTQLPARLPFTLLNGASGIAVGLATEIPSHNLREVADACVALIKNAQLGDDELFALVPGPDYPGGGQVISSAADIAEAYRTGRGSLKVRARWKIEELARGQWQLVVNELPPGVSTQRVLEEIEELTNPKVKAGKKALLQEQLQLKQTVLAVLDAVRDESSKDAPVRLVFEPKTSRIEQKELIATLLAHTSLETSAPINLTMVGLDGRPVQKSLRQMLTEWIAFRQRTIERRSRHRLDKVLDRIHILEGRQLVLLNIDEVIAIIRASDEPKQALIARFKLTERQAEDILEIRLRQLARLEAIKIEQELKELREEQKKLEEILGSPAALRRLMVKEIESDAKTFADARRTLIQAEKRAVAEVRVIDEPVTVVVSQKGWVRARQGHGHEAASFAFKAGDGLYGTFECRTVDALLAFGSNGRIYSIPVATLPGARGDGQPVTSYIDLESGTQIVHYFAGSAGAWLLLSNSGGYGFLATVENMMSRQRGGKAFINCAAGEMICRPSPANVAPPGGQPVAGLYAPATHVACASTAGRILTFEIGELKAQAAGGRGLMLIDLEPKDTLAGAAAYTRSVKISGVGRTGKEREETLEIRSLNNARQGRGRKGKVADLGFKPLGVERVE
- a CDS encoding GGDEF domain-containing protein, with amino-acid sequence MDEVTRAMGLHEPVQWVALGVFAGALVLLVCLSVVLANVYRERPLLLHAAATTLGVLALQLYVGGQRDVAQAALVLLLAVAGLQLRDLTHHVGALRGLRPWLLGICIAVLPALALAMGAMGWELWLWPPALAAAGGMSLLMLLRAWRQSRPWIWWLAAGLAALAAAAGEAAWHGADMGRGTEVLTLGGWLALWSALVFLATLWRSRLFGENRVRSDARNRQDPLTGLATPLVLAERVNAARLMMKRYRHPSVLLLVHIEDLSRLATELGSEVAGSAVVEAAARIRGAMGDGDVAARLGPVRIAVLAEGASVPEATANIASRILVAGLKEPLRMALTEFLRFRIVLCAVPVEDVPAATLLQRLSSRMDEQLVAGGERRIHALAPEELRR
- a CDS encoding GNAT family N-acetyltransferase, whose translation is MTPADPASVPRDAVPARVRLRPTMQSDLEYVVSLEQDPANLPYITPWERTQHEAAIRFPDFRHFIIESGDALASAGFLILIGCKSPHQSLELKRMVVQAQGGGVGRAALRYAKKVAFDDLGAHRFWLDVKVRNTRAKALYDSEGFVVEGTLRESVRTQDGFTSLIVMSMLQPEFLARRAQALELPA
- a CDS encoding DNA topoisomerase IV subunit B, which codes for MATKPSTEYSEGSIRVLKGLEPVKQRPGMYTRTDNPLHIVQEVLDNAADEALAGHGKRIKVTLHADGSVSVEDDGRGIPFGLHPEEKAPVIELVFTRLHAGGKFDKGKGGAYSFSGGLHGVGVSVTNALAKRLEVTSHREGQVATLVFSGGDVIERLRLRKAGEGDRRQGTTVRVWPDGKYFESSQLPMAELAHLLRSKAVLMPGVTVSLVNEKAKETQTWQYKGGLRDYLMQTLTADPVIPLFEGEGFADSNETFAEGEGAQWCVAFTEDGAPVRESYVNLIPTSAGGTHDSGLRDGLFNAVKSFIELHSLLPKGVKLLPEDVFARASYVLSAKVLDPQFQGQIKERLNSRDAVRLVSSFVRPALELWLNQHVDYGRKLAELAIKAAQTRQKAGQKVEKRKGSGVAVLPGKLTDCESRDIGHNEVFLVEGDSAGGSAKMGRDKECQAVLPLRGKVLNTWEVERDRLFANTEIHDIAVAIGVDPHGPNDTPDLSGLRYGKVCILSDADVDGSHIQVLLLTLFFRHFPKLIDTGHVYVARPPLFRVDTPARGKKPAGKQYALDEGELTAILDKLRKEGVKEGAWSISRFKGLGEMSAEQLWETTLNPDTRRLLPVQLGRFDFSGTESLITKLMGKGEAAARRELMELHGDAVEIDI
- a CDS encoding MFS transporter, yielding MSSAPKLSMAQVLACGAAIVTLSMGIRHGFGLWLQPITQAQGWTRETFAFAIAIQNLAWGCFGIFAGMLADRFGASRVLVGGAVLYALGLAGMALSPNALLFALTAGVLIGAAQAGTTYAVIYGIIGRQIDPAKRSWAMGVAAAAGSFGQFLMVPVEGFLISGLGWQQALLVLAAAVLLIAPLALGVREPGFAGGGAPVREQTIAQALREAFRYPSFQLLMAGYFVCGFQVVFIGVHMPSYLKDKGLSPQVASYALALIGLFNVFGTYIAGSLGQKLAKRKILAFIYLARSVAIAAFLWAPLSPMSVYLFSAVMGLLWLSTVPVTNAAVAGIFGVAHLSMLSGFVFFSHQIGSFMGVWLGGLLYDRTGSYDIVWWLAIALGVFAAIVNLPVREAPIRRQPMPQAA
- a CDS encoding SDR family oxidoreductase, with protein sequence MKTCVITGASDGIGAEMARQLAARGGVSLVLAARNADRLAAVAAQCERADAPVLAVPTDVALEAQCRALIDAAVARFGRLDALVNNAGISAQALLEQVRAEDLHWYEDLMRVNLWGSVWCTHAALPHLKAARGQLVAVSSLAGLVGVPGRTAYSASKFAMTGFFEALRAELKPAGVAVTIAYPGVVATRIRHHGLNARGEPAGSSGLKEDKAMSVEECARLIIRGMDLRQREVVMTAQGRLGRWLKLIAPGKVEDLALAALKHEVRPY